The DNA window GCCGAGCCGCCCAATTTCGTCGTTCGAGGTGACGTCCACCCGGCGACCGAACGCGCCTGCCTCGAAGTCGGCCACCACGTCCTGCATGGCCCGCAGGCGCTGCGTGAGGCGCCGAAACAGCAGCAGGCCCACCCCGGCGGTCACGAGGATGACGAGCCCGAGGCCCCAGAGGGCCGTCTGCAGGATGTAGCTCTCCCCCACCATGTTGGCCACCGAGGCGTACTGCTCACTGCTCAGAATGACGTAGAGGTAGCAGCCCGTGCGGCCCATAATCTCGATGTGGGCGGCCGAGAAGGGCTTCTCGGTCCCCGCCGTCATCGGGTCGTCGCCGAGCACGGGAAGGTCGCCGCCCTTCAGGAACCGACGGACGGGCGCGAGGTCGATGCGGCGCTGCTCGATCTGGGCGTCGGGCACCGCGAACGACGCCTTTAGGGCCCCATCGCGCTCCAGCAGGTAGATCTCGATGCGCCGGTTGATGCCGGTCATGTCCTGGATGGTGGCCTCGATGGCCTCCGTGTCGATGCTGTCTCTCAGGTGAGGCTCGAAGCGGGGCACCATCTCCTCCGCCAGGGTGCGGTTGAGCTTCTGTTCCACCTCGCTGGCGTACTGCCGGGCGGCCCGCACCCCGAAGGTCGCGAGGATGACCCCGAGTCCCACGATCAGCACGAGGAAAAGGGCGCTCAGCTTGGCGTAGAAGCTGTTGGGCATGGGGATTCAGAGGTGCGTGCTGGGTGAACCTGTGGCGTGGGGCGGCAGGAAGAACCAGAGACAGTCAAGATTTAAAGGGTCGTATTGCGTAGTGCGTATTGCGTAGGTGGCCCCGAACCACGAAATACTCAATACGAGATACGCAATACCCGTTACACATCACGCGCCGCCAATTCCTCCCGCTCGGCGAACCGGTAGCCCACCCCCCACACCGTCTTCACGTACCGGGGCTCGGAGGGGTCCGGCTCAATCTTGTTGCGGAGGCGGTTGATGTGGGTGTTGACGGTGTGGCTGTACCCGCTGTACTGGTAGCCCCACACCTCGTCGAGCAGCTCGTCGCGACTGAAGGCCCGCCCCGGGTGCCGGGCAAAGAGAAGCAGCAGCTCGAACTCTTTGCTCGTAAGGTCGACGGCCTCCCCCTCGACGGTCACCTTGCGCTTTTCCGGCTCAACGACGACCTTCCCGAGCTCAATGGGCGTGTCGTCGGCCTGCCCCTGCGTCTCCTGGTCCACCTCCACGCGCCGAAAGAGGGCCTTCACCCGGGCCAGCACCTCGCGGATGCTAAACGGCTTGGTGATGTAATCGTCGGCCCCCAGCTCCAGCCCCAGCACCTTGTCCACCTCTTCGGTCTTGGCCGTCACCATGAGAATGGGCGTCGGGCACTTCTCCTGGCGCAGCCGGCGGCAGATGTCGAAGCCGTCGGTGCCGGGCAGCATGATGTCGAGGACGATGAGGTCGTACGCCTCGGTCAACGCCCGCGCCAGCCCGTCGTCGCCGTCCCCAACCACGTCGACCGCGTGCCCCGCGTCGGTGAGGTGCAGCTCCAGCAGGTCCGCGATGTCGTCGTCATCCTCGACGAGCAGAATGCGCTTCTCGGCGGCGGTCGTCACGGGCGGACGGGCGGTGGGTTGCGAAACAGGCGGTTTCTCGGGTTCGTCGGTCGCACGGGACGCAGTGTTACGGAGGCACGGCGCCGATGGTTATCTCGCTCGTCTCCGGCCTACGTCCTCACCCACGCTTCCAGAAACGTGTGCGCGGCGGGGTTCGTTGTCCATGCAATCATTGTCGTACGAACACTTCTCTGCCTATGTCTGAGCCCACCATTCAGGACTGGTCGCTTCACTCCTGGCGCGAAAAAGACGCCCTCCAGCAGCCCACCTATCCCGACGAGGCGGCGCTGGAGGAGAAGCTCGACCACGTCGCGGCCCTCC is part of the Salinibacter ruber DSM 13855 genome and encodes:
- a CDS encoding response regulator transcription factor, producing MTTAAEKRILLVEDDDDIADLLELHLTDAGHAVDVVGDGDDGLARALTEAYDLIVLDIMLPGTDGFDICRRLRQEKCPTPILMVTAKTEEVDKVLGLELGADDYITKPFSIREVLARVKALFRRVEVDQETQGQADDTPIELGKVVVEPEKRKVTVEGEAVDLTSKEFELLLLFARHPGRAFSRDELLDEVWGYQYSGYSHTVNTHINRLRNKIEPDPSEPRYVKTVWGVGYRFAEREELAARDV